The Novosphingobium aromaticivorans DSM 12444 genome segment CGATTCGGCCATGATCGGCGAATGGCGGGAATGCGTGGTGAAGGGGAATTTCTTGCGTCTGTCCGCCGGCCATGCCGACCTTATCGAGACCATGGCCTTCGATCCGGCCAAGGGTATCGAACTGCTCGAACTGCACCTCGAACGCATGAAGGCCAGTGCGCTTGCGCTAGGCTACAGCTTCGACCGGCACGCGGTGCGCAATGCGATCCATGCGCTTTGCTTCGATCTCGACGCGCCCTCGCGGGTCCGGCTCGTCGTGTCGAAGGGGGGCGCCCATGCGCTCGATGCCTCGGCCATGCCGGCGCCGATCGAAAGCCTGACCTGCGCGGTGCTCTCGCTTCCGGTGTCGGACGGCGACTGGCGCCTGCGCCACAAGACCACGGACCGCGCCTTCTACGAGGCGGGCCTGTCCGCCGCGAAACGGGCGGGCGCCGGTGAGGCCCTGTTCCTGCGCGACGATGGCTTCCTTACCGAAGGCACGTTCACCAACATCTTCGTCGAGCGCGATGGCATTCTGCTCACCCCCCGCGCCGAACTCGGCCTGCTTCCCGGCGTACTGCGCCGAAGCCTGATCGAGGCCGGACGTGCGGTCGAGGCGGACCTGACGCTCGATGACCTTGCCGGCGGCTTCCTCGTCGGCAACGCGCTGCGCGGCCTCATCCCGGCTCGCCTGCTTGGCGCCTGACATCATGAACCAGCTCTCCCGGGCGCTTGCGCGCATCGCTCCTTCCCGTACCACCGCTATCACCGACCGCGCGATCCAGCTTCGCGCCGAAGGCCGCGACGTGATCTCGCTCTCGGTGGGCGAGCCTGATTTCGCCACGCCCGCGCACGTCGTCCAGGCCACCAAGGACGCGCTCGACGCAGGCGACACCAAGTATACCGCCGTCGTGGGCACAGCCGCCCTGCGCAGCGCCGCCGCGCTGCACTTCAGCCGTGACCTCGGCCTGGAAGTCCCGCCCTCGCAGGTGATCGTCAGTGCCGGCGGCAAGCAGGCGATCTTCCACGCCCTTCTCGCCACGCTCGATCCCGGCGACGAAGTACTGATCCCCAGCCCCTGGTGGGTCAGCTACCCTGAAATCGTGCGTTTCGCCGGAGCAGAGGTCGTGGACCTGCCGACCGACGCCGCAGGCGGTTTCCGCATTACGGCCGCGCAACTCGAGGCCGCAATCACCCCCGCCACCCGCTGGCTGCTGCTTAACAGCCCCGGCAACCCCACTGGCGCCACCTATCCGGCGCAGGAACTGCGCGCGCTGGGCGAGGTTCTGCGCCGTCATCCCCGCGTGCTGGTGATGAGCGACGACATCTATGCGCCCCTGCGTTACGGCGAGGGCCGCCACGCCACGCTGGCGGTGGAGTGCCCCGATCTCGCGGATCGCATCCTGACCGTCTCCGGCGTTTCGAAAAGCCACGCGATGACCGGTTTCCGGATCGGCGTCGCCGCCGGCCCCGCATGGCTGATCTCTGCGATGGGCCGCCTGCAATCGCATTCCTCGGGCAACCCTGCCTCGATAAGCCAGGCCGCTGCGGTCGCCGCGTTCGAAGGCCCGCAGGACTTCCTGCTGGACTGGCGCGAGCGCTTCCGTGCGCGCCGGGACATGGTCTGCGCGCGCGTTAACGCGATCCCCGGCCTGTCCACGCCTGTTCCCGATGGCGCCTTCTACTGTATGGTCGATGCTGCGCCGTTGATGGCGCGCTTCGGCGATGACGAAGCGCTCTGCCTCCATCTGTTGGAAAGCGGCGTGGCCGTGGTGCCGGCATCCGCGTTCGGCGGAAGGGACGGCTTCCGCATCAGCTTCGCGGCGGACGAGGCGAAACTCGAAGAAGCGCTGCGGCGTATAGAAAAGGCCGTTGCATGATCGATTTCTCCATCCTGTTCGAAGACGGCGAGGCGCTGGTCATCGACAAGCCGGCTGGCCTCCCGCTCGATCGTCCTCGCGCCGGTGGCGACAGCCTCGAGAACCATCTCGATGCCCTGCGCTTCGGCTTCCAGCGCGAACCTTTCCCCGTTCACCGTCTCGACCGCGACACCTCTGGCTGCCTGTTGCTGGCGCGCAATCCCAAGGCGCTGAAGCGTTTCTCTGCCGCCTTCGAGGCGCGCGAGGTGGAGAAGGTCTATCTAGGCATCGTCGCGGGCGAGGTTACGGGCGAGAAGGGTACCATCGACCTGGCGCTGTCCAAGGTCAGCTCCGCCGAGAAGGGCTGGCGGATGATCCCGGCCAGAAAGGGCAAGCCGGCACTTACCCACTGGCGCGTCGTCGCGCGAAAGCCGGGCCTCACGCTCGTCGAGTTCCGGCCCGAAACCGGCCGCACCCACCAGATCCGCATCCACGCGCTGGCCGGGCTCGGCCATGCCCTCGTCGGGGATCCGGTCTATGGCGATGGCAAGGGTGCGTGGCGCACCATGCTCCATGCCTCGGATCTAGTCGTTCCGCGCGCGGGCAAGGCGCCGATCGTCGCCCACGCACCATTGCCGCTCGATTTCGACGCCTTCGGCTTCGAGCTTCCGGATGCCGGGGCCTGACATGTCCCCCGACGCGATCGTCGCCAAGGCGCTGTCGCTGGTGGAGGAAAGCTTCATCGCCTCTGCCGGGCCGGGCGGCCAGAACGTCAACAAGGTGGCGACGGCAGTGCAGTTGCGGCTCGACGTCTTCGCCCTTCGCCTGTCGCCCGAGGTGTTCCACCGCGTAAAGGCCCTGGCCGGCAGCAAGATGACCGCAAAGGGCGAGATCGTCCTCACCGCGCGCAGTTACCGCACCCAGGAACAGAACCGCGAGGATGCCCGCAAGCGCCTCGCCGAATTGCTGCGCGAAGCCTGCAACCTTCCGCAGAAGCGCGCCAAATCGCGCCTCAACCGCGTCGGAAAGGTTGAGCGTCTGGCCGGCAAGAAGATCCGCGGCGCCGTGAAGGCCGGGCGCGGCAAGGTGAGGCTGGACTAGGGCCGGAAAACGCCCTTTCCGTTCGACGCGAACGCGACGCGGTGGAACTCAGTCCCCGCCGACGCGCTCGATTTCGGCGCCAAGCAGCGAGAGCTTCTCTTCAAGCCGTTCATAGCCGCGGTCGAGGTGATAGAGGCGGTGGACCTGCGTCTCGCCTTCGGCCGCAAGCCCGGCGATGACCAGGCTCATCGATGCGCGAAGGTCGGTCGCCATGACTTCGGCGCCGGTCAGCTTCTCCACCCCGTGGACTACTGCGGTGCGGCCCTTGGTCTCGATCCGGGCGCCCATGCGGTTCAGTTCCGGCACGTGCATGTAGCGGTTCTCGAAGATGGTCTCGGTCAGCACCGAGGAACCATGGGCAAGGCACAGCATCGCCATGAGCTGCGCCTGCATGTCGGTCGCGAAACCCGGATAGGGCGCGGTCGAGATCGTGACCGGCTTGAGCGGACCGTCGGCCGCCACGTAGATCCCGCCCTTGCGCGGTTCGACATGGACGCCCGCGTCGCGCAGTGCCTGTACGGTCGCTTCCATGTCCTCGATGCGCGCGCCGTTCAGCATCACTTCGCCGCCGGTGATCGCGGCTGCGCAGGCATAGGAGCCGGCCTCGATGCGGTCCGGCATGACCATGTAGGTCGCGCCGTGGAGGCGGTCCACGCCGTGGATCGTGAGGTCCGACGTGCCGATGCCCTCGATCTGCGCGCCCATCGCAACCAGCAGGTTGCACAGGTCGACGATCTCCGGCTCGCGCGCCGCATTGTGCAGGGTGGACTTGCCCTTGGCCAGCACGGCGGCCATCAGCGCGTTCTCGGTCGCGCCGACGGAGACCACCGGGAAGGAATAGCGCCCGCCCGGCAGGCCGCCGTCGGGAGCGATCGCGCGGACATAGCCTGCCGCCAGTTCGATCTGCGCACCTAGGGCTTCCAGCGCCTTGAGATGCAGGTCGATCGGGCGGTTGCCGATGGCGCAGCCGCCGGGCAGCGAAACCGTGGCCTCGCCCGCGCGTGCCAGCATCGGGCCCAGCACGAGGATCGAGGCGCGCATCTTGCGCACCAGGTCATAGGGCGCGACGGTCGACGTCAGGCGCGTCGCCTGCAAGGTCATCACGCGGCCGAAATCCTCCGGCCTTGCGCCCGCAATCGACGTGGATACGCCAAACTGGTTCATCAGGTGCTGGAACCCGTCGATGTCGGCAAGACGCGGCAGGTTGCGCAGCGTCACCGGCTCGTCGGTCAGCAGCGCGCAGGGCAGCAGGGTAAGCGCCGAGTTCTTGGCGCCCGAGACCGGCACGGCGCCCGAAAGACGCTTTCCGCCGCGAATGATGATCTTGTCCATCGCGGTCGTTTAGCCTGTTTGCCGGTCCGTGCAAGCGGCAGCGATACGGCGGCAGCGGACCGAACTTCGGTTGACATTTGCCGCCCGGGATTGTGCATTGCATCAAGAATATGAAACAACCTTCGGATATCGCGGCGGGATGACATTGAAAGAACAGCGAAAGCCCATCCGCAAGGCGGTCTTTCCGGTCGCGGGGCTGGGAACCCGCTTCCTGCCTGCGACAAAGGCGATCCCGAAGGAAATGCTGCCGATCATCGACCGCCCGCTGATCCAGTACGCGGTCGACGAGGCGCGCGAGGCCGGCATCGAGCAGCTCATCTTCGTGACCGGTCGCGGCAAGACCGCGATCGTCGAGCATTTCGACACGGCCTACGAACTCGAACACACGATGCGCGATCGCGGCAAGGTACTCGATATTCTCGCGCCGACGCGGATCCAGCCAGGCAATCTCGTGACCGTGCGGCAGCAGGTGCCGATGGGTCTTGGCCACGCCATCTGGTGCGCGCGCGCGGTCGTGGGGGATGAACCTTTCGCGATCTTCCTTCCGGACGAAATGATGATCGGCACGCCCGGCTGCATGAAGCAGATGGTCGATGCCTACGAAGACGTCGGCGGCAATCTCATTTCCGTGCTCGAAGTGCCCGCGGCAGAAGTGTCGAGCTACGGCGTCATCGCTCCCGGCGCCCGGGTTTCCGACACGCTGACCGAAGTGAAGGGCCTGGTCGAGAAGCCGAAGCGCGAGGACGCACCTTCAAACCTCATCATTTCCGGCCGCTACATCCTCCAGCCGGAAGTCATGCGCACTCTCGAATGCCAGGAAAGCGGCGCGGGCGGCGAAGTGCAGTTGACCGATGCGATGGCGCGGATGATCGGCCGCCAGCCGTTCCACGCCGTGACCTTCGCCGGGCGACGCTACGACTGCGGCAGCAAGGCCGGCTTCGTCGAGGCGACGCTCGCCCTGGCGCTCGAGCGCGAGGATATGGCCGAAGACGTGCGCGCGATCATGCGTCGCCTGCTGGCACAAAGCGGCGGCTAGGGCGAAGATCCGATCAGGGCGCGCGCAGGTATGCCAGGCACATCCGGCCGAGCTCGCGCTTGAGGACTTCCCAGTCATAGTCGTGCGCCGCTTCGCCTGACGAGCCCAGGCTGAGCTGGCGCGCAAGCGTCGCGAAGACGATCTTGTACGCGGAATTGGCCTTGGTCTCGTGGTCGCTGCCGCCAAAGCTCGAACGGTAGTGCAGCATGGCGTCCATGCCGAGTGCCGTCGCACGCAGGGCATGGTCCTTGCCCGGCTTCGACACCAGCGGGTCGAACGAGGCGCGCTCCATCGCCAGGCGCAGCAGCGGAGCATTCACGCGCAGCACTTCGGCATAGCCGGCAACATAGCGCGGCATGAACTCTTCGAGCGTTGCCGAAGAACCGAGCACTTCCTCGACCATGGCCTCCTCGGCCTGCGCAAGGTCCTCCAGCGCCCGCGCGATCACGGCGCGCACGAGGTTTTCCTTGCTCTGGAAGCGCAGGTAGATCGACCCGATGGATACGTTGCCGCGCTGGTTCACGTCCTGCAGCGTGAAGTCCTCGCTGCCGCGTTCGAGCATCAGCTCGCGCGCGGCGGAAAGCATGCGTTCGAGCGAGGCCTTGCTCCGCCCCTGCTGGGGCTTGCGACTCACCGTTTCGACCGCCAGCGCGGGCTCTTCCGCCTGCTTGTTTCCGCCACGTGCCATCTTTGCGTATGCTCGCCCGATAAAGGAATATTTGTTCTAGAATCCGAGAGTTCCACCTCTCGCACGATTTTCCTTCAAAGGCGAAGCCAAAAATGTCACCTCCGGATGCTTCGCGCGGGTTGACCGCCGCGAATTCTAAAATAGAATTATCCTTCTAAATGACAGCGATGTCCGTGGGAGTTTCTGGATGCGACGTTTGCGAATGGGGATGATCGGCGGTGGGCCGGGGGCGTTCATCGGCCCCGTGCACCGCTTTGCGGCGGAACTCGACCGCGAGATCGAACTGGTGGCTGGCGTTTTCTCCAGCGATGCAGGCCGCAGCGCGGCCGCGGGCGAGAGCTACCGGATCGATTCGGCGCGCGCCTATCCCTCGCTCGAAGCGATGTTTGCCGGCGAGGCCGCCCGCGACGATGGCATCGATTTCGTTTCCATCGTCACGCCCAATCACAATCACCTGCCCTCGGCGCGCGCGGCGCTCGCGGCGGGCTATCCGGTCATCACGGACAAGCCGCTGACCGCCACTCTCGACGAGGCGCACCAGCTTGCCGGGGTCGTCGCTGCCGCAGGCAAGCCGTTCGGCGTGACCTATACCTATTCCGGCTATCCCCTTGTCCGCGAGGCGCGCGCCCGCGTTGCCGCAGGAGAGATCGGCACCGTGCGCAAGGTCGTGGTCGAGTATCCGCAGGGCTGGCTTGCGGGACCGGCCGAAGGCAAGCAGGCCGAATGGCGGGTCGATCCCGCGCGCGCCGGGCTTGGCGGCTGCATCGGCGACATCGGCGTCCATGCCTTTCAGCTTGCGGAATTCGTCACCGGCCTGCGCGTGACCGAACTCCTCGCCGATCTCGGCTCGGTCGTCCCTGGGCGCCTGCTCGACGACGATTGCTCGATCCTTCTGCGCTTCGAAAACGGCGCGCGCGGCGTTCTGCTCGCCAGCCAGATCGAAGTGGGTGAACTCAACGGCCTGCGCATTCGCGCCTATGGCGACATGGGCGGCATTGTCTGGCGGCAGGAGGAGCCCAACACGCTCACCATCAGCCGCCTCGACGGCACATGCACGCTGGTCCGTTCCGGCACCGGTGTGCTCGGCGCCGACGCAGCCTCGCGGACCCGTACCCCAGGTGGACATCCGGAGGGTTATCTCGAAGCCTTTGCAAATCTTTACCGCGACTTCGCGGCCATCGTCCGAGGTGACGCCGCGCCGCTCCTGCCCGGTATCGCAGAGGGCGTGCGCGGCATGACCTTCATCCACAAGGCCGTTACCGCCAGCCGCGAGAATGCCGGCTGGGTCAAGCTCGAAGACTGAGGAGAGCCGATATGAAGACCATCAAGGGCCCGGGCATCTTCCTCGCCCAGTTCGCCGGCGACAGCGCGCCGTTCAACAGCCTCGAGACCATCGCCGACTGGGCCGCCGGCCTCGGCTACAAGGGCGTCCAGATCCCGAGCTGGGACGGTCGCCTGTTCGACCTCGAAAAGGCCGCGACCAGCAAGGATTACTGCGACGAGGTCAAGGGCATGCTGGCGGCCAAGGGCATCGAGATCACCGAGCTGTCGACTCACCTGCAGGGCCAGCTCGTGGCCGTGCACCCTGCCTTCGACGCGCAGTTCGACGGATTTGCTCCTGCCTCGGTCCACGGCAATCCCGCCGCGCGGCAGCAATGGGCGGTACAACAGCTCAAGTTCGCGGCCCAGGCCAGCCGCAACCTCGGCCTCGCCGCCCATGCCTCGTTCTCGGGCGCTTTCGCATGGCCCTACTTCTATCCCTGGCCGGCGCGTCCGGCCGGATTGGTCGAGGATGCCTTCGATGAGTTGGCGCGGCGCTGGAAGCCGATCCTCGACGTCTTCGACGAGAACGGCGTCGACGTTGCCTACGAGATCCATCCGGGCGAGGACCTGCACGACGGGGTGACCTTCGAGATGTTCCTCGAACGCGTCGGCAATCACCCGCGCGCGAACATCCTCTACGATCCGAGCCACTTCGTGCTGCAGCAGCTCGATTACCTGGCGTTCATCGACATCTACCACGAGCGCATCAAGTGCTTCCACGTGAAGGACGCCGAGTTCCGCCCCAACGGTCGCTCGGGCGTCTATGGTGGCTACCAGTCCTGGGTGGACCGGCCGGGCCGCTTCCGCAGCCTGGGTGACGGTCAGGTCGATTTCGCCGCGATTTTCAGCAAGATGGCCGCCAACGACTATGCCGGCTGGGCCGTTCTCGAATGGGAATGCGCGCTCAAGCATCCCGAGGTCGGCGCGGCCGAAGGCGCGCCCTTCATAGATCGCCACATCATCAGGGTCACCGAACACGCCTTCGACGATTTCGCCGCGGGCGGAGCTGACCGGGCGCTCAACGCAAGGCTCATGGGCATCGGCTGAGCGGCCGGTTCATCGCAGCGCGCCAATCGCCGGCGGAGCCCTGCTCCGCCGGCTTTTTCGTGCCTGAGTCCAGCAATCCATTTACCACGTTGATGATTATCCATGAAGGTTATTTGCTATGTGAATTTCTTATTGGAGAGTATCGGGAAGGTGCAGGGAGACTGTTCGCCGCTGCCAAAGCCCATGGCTATGGCAGGCGAAAGACTCATTATTTTACTTGATGGCGATGCTGCGCCATCCCTGCCGATCATGAGGGAAAATCGCTTTGGGTGCCGATGCTTGACAAACGTTCTGCACTCAATAGAATTTAGGTTCTAGTTTTTAGAATTCTAATCTGTTAAACGGCGGCGCCGAACGTGGCGCAACATGGGGAGGAAATACCATCATGCCGAAGTCAACCTACACTCGTGCTTTGCTGGCAGGCGCCTGCGCGCTCGCCTTCGCGCTGCCCGCGCATGCGCAGGACGCAGCCCAGGCCACCGAGGCAGAAGACACCAACCCCAACGTCATCATCGTGACCGCGCAGAACCGCGCGCAGAACCTCAACGACGTTCCGATCAAGATCGACGTCGTCTCCGGCGAGGAGCTGCAGAAGGCTGGCTTTGCCAGCATGAACGACGTCGGCCAGATCGCGCCGGTCGTGCAGGTCAACCAGGACCAGGGCACCGTGAAGGTTTCGGTCCGCGGCGTCGGCACCACCTCGAATGACGAAGCGCAGGATACTTCGGTCGTCATCAATATCGACGGTGAGTACATCAACCGCCCGAACGTGATGGGCATGGCCCTGTTCGACATCGACCGGGTCGAAGTGCTGCGCGGTCCCCAGGGTACGCTCTACGGCCGCAACTCGACCGGCGGTGCAATCAACTTCATCACCCGCAAGCCCGGCAAGGAATTCGGGGTCAACGGCTCGATCAGCTACGGCAACTACAACGCGATCCGTGCCGATGCCGGTATTGATCTGCCGCTGGGCGAGATCGCCGGCCTTCGCGTCGCCGGCTTCTACGATGAGCGCGATGGCTACAGCAAGCACCCCGCAGGCGGTGGCTTCTTCGTGTTCCCGGCCTACGCCGCTGGCCGTTCTGACGACAACAAGTCGTACGGAGGCCGCGCCTCGCTCCGCCTCGAGCCGACCGATCGTCTCTCGATCAACCTGGCGGCCGAGTATTCGCACCGTAGCTTCACCCCCGGCATCTTTGCCGCCGGCGACCTGAACGGTGCCGGCAACGGTCCCACCGGCGGTGCCTGCAACAACGGCTTCACCCAGGTTGCACCGGAATATGCGCAAGTGCTCTGCGTTCCCAGCAACACCAACCTGCTCTCGAAGGTCGACCGCAGCAATTATGCAGCGCCGCTCTTCGGCATCGGCCATGTCAGCGATCACACCTGGGCCGCACGCGGACGTATCGAATATGAGCTGAGCGACGCGGCAACGATCACCTACATTGGCGGCTATCGCAAGTACTCGGGCGATCCCGGTCGCCTGACTCTGCCGACGATCTATCAGTCGTTCGGCTACCAGGATGAAGCCAAGACGCAGAGCCACGAACTGCGCATCAACGGCACGGTCGGCGGCGTGGTCTATCAGGTCGGCGGCTTCTACTTCAAGGAAGACCTGGCCCGCGAAAGCGGCTTCATGCTGCCCAGCTTCGTCTTCGCCGACCCGCTCAATGATCCCAGCCTGTTCGGCAAGCCGGGCACGTTCCTCAGCTACTTCGGCCGCTACGTCAAAAGCGACAGCAAATCGGTCTTCGGTCAGGTCGAGGTTCCGCTGGGCGACAAGCTGACCGCGATCGGTGGCCTGCGCTATACCGACAACAAGCGCAACGCGACCTATCTCAACGTCGACCCCTTCCGCTTCAGCCTTGAGACCTTCTCGCTCGTACCGGACCCGTACATCGTCGGCGCCGGTCCAGGCCGGAAGGACTTCAGCAAGGTGATGTATCTCACCACCATTCCGCTCAAGAGCAGCGACAGCAAGGTCACGTGGCTGGCTGGCCTGAACTTCAAGCCGAACAGCGACACCCTGATCTTCGTCAAGGCGTCGACCGGCTTCAAAGCTGGCGGTTTCGACTCGGTCGGCACCTACAAGCCCGAGACCAACACCGCTTTCGAAGGCGGCTGGAAGCAGACCTTCGGTGATCATGGGCAGCACCAGTTCAACCTTGGCGCGTTCTACTACGACTACAAGGACCTGCAGGTTTCCGTACTGCTTGATACCGCCATCGGCGGCCAGATCTTCAATGCCGGCAAGGCGAAGATCTGGGGCATCGAAGCCTCGGCCGACATTGCCCTGGACGATCGCACCAACTTCCATGCCTCGGCCAACTACCTGAATGCCGAATACAAGGAGCTGCTCGCGCAGTTCAACGTGTTCGACACCACCGGCGAGATCAACGGCGTTGGCGATCTCGATCCCAACACCGACGGCATCCAGCAGCCGAACTTTGCCGGCAACCGCCCGCCGTTCTCTCCGGAATGGGTGCTGACCGCCTCGCTCGACCACACTTTCCCGCTGGGCGATATGGGTGGCCTGACGGCGCGGGTGAACACCACCTTCAAGAGCAAGTACTTCACCGACTTCTACAACTATCGCGACGGCACGCAGAGCGCGCTCAGCCAGACCGACGCGAGCCTCGAATACAAGCCCGAGAACGAGAAGTTCTCGATCACGGCGTTCGTCAAGAACATCGAAGGCACGCGCCCGCTGACCTACGGCAGCTTCGTTTCGGCCGGACCGGACGACATCTTCAACTGGCAGTTCGGCACGCCGCGCACCTACGGCGTCCGCCTCGCGGTCGACTTCTAAGTCGTACTCAGGTTCGCAAAACAGAAAGGGGAGCGGTTCGCCGCTCCCCTTTTTTGTTGCCGGAAGCCCCGGAGCGTTCAGCCCCAGGACGGGTCCTTGCCGGGGCGCCACTTGATGCTGCATCCGGCGCTCGGGTGCTGCGGCTGCGGGGCCGGGTCGCCCGCCAGCAGCGCATCGACCGCGCGGCGCATGTCCTCGCCGGTCACCGGCAAGTCAGTGCGCAGCGGCGGCAGGCCGGGAACCGGCGGGCGGTTGATCTTCGGCCGGCTCGCGTCGAACTGGCCCGCGTAGTAGAGCAGCCGATCGCGGTCGTAGAGGAAGAAGTCGGGCGTGCAGATCGCGTTGTAAGCCAGGGCCACGTCCTGGTCTTCGTCGTGGAGGTAGGGGAACGGAAAGTCCCTTTCCGCCGCCAGTTTTTGCATGTGCGGATAGTCGTCGTCCGGATAGTCGTCGGGCCAGTTGGACGATATCGCCACGACCTGAAGCCCCTTCGCCTCATACTCGCGCGCGAAATCGATGAATCCGTCGAGGATGTGCAGCACGAACGGGCAATGGTTGCAGATGAACGCCACCAGCAGCGCAGGCTTGTCCGCAAACTCCCCTATCTCGCGGATTTTCCCGGTCACGTCCGGAAGTGCGAAGGCGGGTGCGGGCTTTCCGTAGTCGAGTTGACGCGACAGGCGCAGCATCAGGCTTCTCCCTTTATTAGAATAGGTATTCTTTTTATCGTTTGTGCGCCGGGGATGCCAGCACTTCGCGCCGCTCCCTGCCGGCGGGCGTGGCGGCACTCCAAACTGCAAAGTCCACCTTTGCACCTTTGCAATTTTACCGTGGACAGCCCGTTCAATCCGCGCCATCGCCGACCCAAGCCGATGCCCCGATCGCGTTTCGACCATGGGCATCACAATGCCGGACACTATCAGGAGCGATGCCATGAAGGCCCTGGTCTGCGTGAAGCGCGTGATTGACTACAACGTTAAGCCTCGAGTGAAGGCGGATGGTTCGGGTGTTGATCTTGCGAACGTGAAGATGAGCATGAACCCGTTTGACGAGATCGCGGTGGAAGAGGCCATTCGCCTGAAGGAGAAGGGCGTTGTGACCGAGATCGTGGCGGTTTCGGTTGGGCCTGCGAAGGCGCAGGAGACGCTGCGCACGGCGCTTGCGATGGGGGCGGACCGTGCGGTTCTGGTGCAGGTGGACGACGGGGTCGAGGTCGAGCCGCTGGCTGTGGCGAAGATCGTCAAGGGCATTGCCGACGAGGAGCAGCCTGGCCTGATCATCACCGGCAAGCAGGCGATCGACGACGATTCGAACCAGGTCGGCCAGATGGTTGCGGCGCTGCTGGGCCGTCCGCAGGGGACCTTTGCCAACGAGGTTTCGGTCGAAGGCGACGCGGTCGTGGTCAAGCGCGAGATCGACGGCGGCTTGCAGACGGTGCGCCTGGCGCTGCCCGCGGTGGTCACCACCGACCTGCGCCTGAACGAGCCGCGCTATGCCTCGCTGCCGAACATCATGAAGGCCAAGTCCAAGCCGCTCGCCAACAAGACCCCCGCCGATTACGGCGTGGACGTCGCGGCGCGCCTCAAGACGCTGAAGGTCTCCGAACCGCCGGTCCGTTCGGCCGGGATCAAGGTGGCCGACGTCGACGCGCTCGTCGCCAAGCTCAAGGAAATGGGAGTCGCCTGATGACCAAGGTTCTCGTTCTCGTCGAACACGACAACGCCAGCGTCAAGGACGCGACCCTTGCCGCCGTCACCGCCGCGGGCCAGCTTGGCGAAGTGACCGCGCTGGTTGCGGGCGAGGGTTGCGATGCCGCCGCCCAGGCTGCCGCGCAGATCGCGGGCGTGGCCAAGGTGCTCAAGGCCGATGATGCATCGCTTGCCAACGCGCTGGCGGAAAACGTCGCGCCGCTGGTCGCCGGCCTGATGGCCGGTTACGACGCCTTCGTCGCCCCGGCGACGACCACCGGCAAGAACGTCGCCCCGCGCGTCGCCGCGCTGCTCGACGTGATGCAGATCTCCGACATCCTCTCGGTCGAGGGGCCCAGGACCTTCACCCGCCCGATCTATGCCGGCAACGCCATCGCCACGGTCGAAAGCTCTGACGCCAAGCTGGTGATCACCGTGCGCGGCACCGCCTTTGCCAAGGCGGCCGCCACCGGCGGATCGGCCAGCGTCGAGAGCACCGGCGCCAACGGCGACAGCGGCCTGTCGACCTTCGTCAGCGCCGAGATCGCCAAGTCCGAGCGTCCGGAACTGACCAGCGCCAAGATCATCGTCTCGGGCGGCC includes the following:
- a CDS encoding TetR/AcrR family transcriptional regulator, which translates into the protein MARGGNKQAEEPALAVETVSRKPQQGRSKASLERMLSAARELMLERGSEDFTLQDVNQRGNVSIGSIYLRFQSKENLVRAVIARALEDLAQAEEAMVEEVLGSSATLEEFMPRYVAGYAEVLRVNAPLLRLAMERASFDPLVSKPGKDHALRATALGMDAMLHYRSSFGGSDHETKANSAYKIVFATLARQLSLGSSGEAAHDYDWEVLKRELGRMCLAYLRAP
- a CDS encoding RluA family pseudouridine synthase — its product is MIDFSILFEDGEALVIDKPAGLPLDRPRAGGDSLENHLDALRFGFQREPFPVHRLDRDTSGCLLLARNPKALKRFSAAFEAREVEKVYLGIVAGEVTGEKGTIDLALSKVSSAEKGWRMIPARKGKPALTHWRVVARKPGLTLVEFRPETGRTHQIRIHALAGLGHALVGDPVYGDGKGAWRTMLHASDLVVPRAGKAPIVAHAPLPLDFDAFGFELPDAGA
- the arfB gene encoding alternative ribosome rescue aminoacyl-tRNA hydrolase ArfB, with translation MSPDAIVAKALSLVEESFIASAGPGGQNVNKVATAVQLRLDVFALRLSPEVFHRVKALAGSKMTAKGEIVLTARSYRTQEQNREDARKRLAELLREACNLPQKRAKSRLNRVGKVERLAGKKIRGAVKAGRGKVRLD
- the galU gene encoding UTP--glucose-1-phosphate uridylyltransferase GalU, with the protein product MTLKEQRKPIRKAVFPVAGLGTRFLPATKAIPKEMLPIIDRPLIQYAVDEAREAGIEQLIFVTGRGKTAIVEHFDTAYELEHTMRDRGKVLDILAPTRIQPGNLVTVRQQVPMGLGHAIWCARAVVGDEPFAIFLPDEMMIGTPGCMKQMVDAYEDVGGNLISVLEVPAAEVSSYGVIAPGARVSDTLTEVKGLVEKPKREDAPSNLIISGRYILQPEVMRTLECQESGAGGEVQLTDAMARMIGRQPFHAVTFAGRRYDCGSKAGFVEATLALALEREDMAEDVRAIMRRLLAQSGG
- a CDS encoding Gfo/Idh/MocA family protein, translating into MRRLRMGMIGGGPGAFIGPVHRFAAELDREIELVAGVFSSDAGRSAAAGESYRIDSARAYPSLEAMFAGEAARDDGIDFVSIVTPNHNHLPSARAALAAGYPVITDKPLTATLDEAHQLAGVVAAAGKPFGVTYTYSGYPLVREARARVAAGEIGTVRKVVVEYPQGWLAGPAEGKQAEWRVDPARAGLGGCIGDIGVHAFQLAEFVTGLRVTELLADLGSVVPGRLLDDDCSILLRFENGARGVLLASQIEVGELNGLRIRAYGDMGGIVWRQEEPNTLTISRLDGTCTLVRSGTGVLGADAASRTRTPGGHPEGYLEAFANLYRDFAAIVRGDAAPLLPGIAEGVRGMTFIHKAVTASRENAGWVKLED
- a CDS encoding pyridoxal phosphate-dependent aminotransferase produces the protein MNQLSRALARIAPSRTTAITDRAIQLRAEGRDVISLSVGEPDFATPAHVVQATKDALDAGDTKYTAVVGTAALRSAAALHFSRDLGLEVPPSQVIVSAGGKQAIFHALLATLDPGDEVLIPSPWWVSYPEIVRFAGAEVVDLPTDAAGGFRITAAQLEAAITPATRWLLLNSPGNPTGATYPAQELRALGEVLRRHPRVLVMSDDIYAPLRYGEGRHATLAVECPDLADRILTVSGVSKSHAMTGFRIGVAAGPAWLISAMGRLQSHSSGNPASISQAAAVAAFEGPQDFLLDWRERFRARRDMVCARVNAIPGLSTPVPDGAFYCMVDAAPLMARFGDDEALCLHLLESGVAVVPASAFGGRDGFRISFAADEAKLEEALRRIEKAVA
- the murA gene encoding UDP-N-acetylglucosamine 1-carboxyvinyltransferase, which translates into the protein MDKIIIRGGKRLSGAVPVSGAKNSALTLLPCALLTDEPVTLRNLPRLADIDGFQHLMNQFGVSTSIAGARPEDFGRVMTLQATRLTSTVAPYDLVRKMRASILVLGPMLARAGEATVSLPGGCAIGNRPIDLHLKALEALGAQIELAAGYVRAIAPDGGLPGGRYSFPVVSVGATENALMAAVLAKGKSTLHNAAREPEIVDLCNLLVAMGAQIEGIGTSDLTIHGVDRLHGATYMVMPDRIEAGSYACAAAITGGEVMLNGARIEDMEATVQALRDAGVHVEPRKGGIYVAADGPLKPVTISTAPYPGFATDMQAQLMAMLCLAHGSSVLTETIFENRYMHVPELNRMGARIETKGRTAVVHGVEKLTGAEVMATDLRASMSLVIAGLAAEGETQVHRLYHLDRGYERLEEKLSLLGAEIERVGGD